A single window of Paenibacillus sp. SYP-B4298 DNA harbors:
- the thiC gene encoding phosphomethylpyrimidine synthase ThiC encodes MSTPIATGALPGSSKVYVTGSRPDIRVPMREIALSPSVQGERRSPNEPVQLYDSSGPYTERSFVPDIRQGLPALRSGWIAERGDTESYEGRQVLPEDNGFATTQRMLEKGAEQFPGLQRSPRRARAGCNVTQLHYARQGIITPEMEFIAIREGMEPEVVRREVAEGRAVIPCNINHPESEPMIIGRRFHVKINANIGNSAVASSIEEEVEKMVWATRWGADTIMDLSTGKNIHTTREWIIRNSPVPVGTVPIYQALEKVNGVAEALTWEIFRDTLLEQAEQGVDYFTIHAGVLLRYVPLTAKRVTGIVSRGGSIMAAWCLAHHRENFLYTHFEEICEIMKAYDVTFSLGDGLRPGSIADANDEAQFAELETLGELTEIAWRHGVQVMIEGPGHVPLDKIKQNVDRQLEVCKEAPFYTLGPLTTDIAPGYDHITSAIGAAMIGWFGTAMLCYVTPKEHLGLPNKEDVKEGVIAYKIAAHAADLAKGHPRAQVRDDALSKARFEFRWQDQFHLSLDPERAMAYHDETLPAEAAKSAHFCSMCGPKFCSMRITQDIRDYAQRHGMDTAEAIEAGMQEKAQAFKEAGSTLYS; translated from the coding sequence GTCGCCTAATGAGCCCGTTCAACTGTACGATTCCAGTGGCCCTTATACCGAGCGCAGCTTCGTACCGGATATTCGTCAGGGTCTGCCCGCGCTGCGAAGCGGCTGGATTGCAGAGCGTGGGGATACAGAGAGCTATGAAGGCCGCCAAGTGCTGCCAGAGGATAACGGCTTTGCGACCACGCAGCGCATGCTGGAGAAGGGAGCCGAGCAGTTCCCCGGCTTGCAGCGGTCGCCGCGCAGAGCGAGAGCAGGCTGCAATGTGACGCAGCTTCACTATGCTCGCCAGGGCATCATTACACCGGAGATGGAGTTCATCGCGATCCGGGAGGGTATGGAGCCGGAGGTTGTGCGGCGTGAGGTAGCGGAGGGACGAGCGGTTATTCCATGCAATATAAACCATCCTGAGAGCGAGCCGATGATTATCGGACGTCGCTTCCATGTCAAGATAAATGCGAACATCGGTAATTCCGCAGTGGCCTCCTCCATTGAGGAGGAGGTGGAGAAGATGGTGTGGGCGACCCGCTGGGGGGCGGATACGATCATGGATCTGTCCACAGGCAAGAACATCCATACGACAAGGGAATGGATTATCCGCAACAGTCCGGTGCCGGTTGGCACAGTGCCGATCTACCAGGCGCTGGAGAAGGTGAACGGGGTAGCAGAGGCGCTCACCTGGGAGATATTCAGGGATACCTTATTGGAGCAGGCAGAGCAGGGTGTGGACTATTTCACCATTCATGCAGGGGTACTGCTGCGCTATGTGCCTCTGACTGCCAAGCGGGTGACGGGCATCGTGTCGCGGGGCGGGTCGATTATGGCTGCCTGGTGTCTGGCGCATCATCGGGAAAATTTTTTATATACTCATTTTGAAGAAATCTGTGAGATTATGAAGGCTTATGATGTGACGTTCTCGCTTGGTGACGGGCTGCGCCCCGGATCGATCGCCGATGCCAATGACGAAGCGCAGTTCGCGGAGCTGGAGACGCTGGGCGAGCTGACGGAGATCGCGTGGCGGCATGGTGTGCAGGTGATGATCGAGGGGCCGGGGCATGTGCCGCTGGACAAGATCAAGCAGAATGTCGACCGCCAATTGGAGGTGTGCAAGGAAGCGCCATTCTATACACTGGGCCCGCTTACGACCGATATTGCGCCGGGTTATGACCATATTACGTCCGCGATCGGAGCGGCGATGATCGGTTGGTTCGGAACGGCAATGCTCTGTTATGTGACGCCGAAGGAGCATCTGGGACTGCCCAATAAGGAGGATGTGAAGGAAGGGGTCATTGCCTACAAAATAGCCGCGCATGCTGCTGATCTGGCGAAGGGTCATCCCCGGGCACAGGTGCGGGATGATGCCTTGTCCAAGGCGAGATTCGAATTCCGCTGGCAGGATCAGTTCCACCTGTCGCTCGACCCGGAGCGGGCGATGGCCTATCATGATGAGACGCTGCCGGCGGAGGCGGCCAAGTCAGCCCATTTCTGCTCGATGTGCGGCCCCAAGTTTTGCAGCATGCGCATCACACAGGACATTCGAGATTATGCACAGCGCCATGGCATGGATACAGCGGAGGCGATAGAGGCTGGAATGCAAGAGAAGGCGCAGGCGTTCAAGGAGGCCGGGAGCACGCTGTACAGCTAG
- a CDS encoding glycosyltransferase family 2 protein encodes MPRSRARAASPLHRPSAPRPRRRYGAHRRRAASAGTPPERQAPGARRQRPAAAGSRRSRSAPPRPPLARRAARRRTGALAPQRSGAAGCPRRWEALAQQLRAAPDGAPAGWQLRQALNAAFSRTRQAGRLTLQAALQEGAALRDGFAHSWGQSVPPYVLLPLRGSAAAVVTVRNEEAAIRQVLRELALLPLDDAIVVINGSSDHSFKYAREFEGVTIVHEPSALGLDVGRALGAKMTDADIVLFMDGDFPVPAPELAAFLYAVDQGVDVALNDVMPYLSSFAHWDAVSRVKQFLNSALGREDLGANSLTCIPHALSRKAIQTIGVQTLAVPPKAQAAALNARLMAVAVASINVFAKNRRRKQNTGADNPVARLILGDHIEALHSLQYSGGSRLAYADRIRRRNLAGG; translated from the coding sequence GTGCCGCGGAGCCGGGCGCGTGCGGCATCGCCGCTGCATCGCCCGTCGGCGCCGCGCCCGCGCCGCCGCTACGGCGCGCATCGCCGCCGCGCCGCCAGCGCCGGGACGCCGCCGGAGCGCCAAGCGCCCGGCGCGCGCCGCCAGCGCCCGGCAGCGGCCGGGTCGCGCCGCTCGCGGAGCGCGCCGCCGCGGCCGCCGCTCGCGCGCCGCGCCGCCAGGCGGCGCACAGGCGCGCTCGCGCCGCAGCGGAGCGGCGCTGCAGGCTGCCCGCGCCGCTGGGAGGCGTTGGCGCAGCAGCTCCGCGCTGCGCCGGACGGGGCGCCTGCAGGCTGGCAGCTACGGCAGGCGCTGAATGCGGCGTTCAGCCGGACAAGACAGGCTGGACGGCTGACATTGCAGGCCGCGCTACAGGAGGGGGCGGCATTGCGCGACGGGTTCGCCCATAGCTGGGGACAGTCTGTGCCGCCCTATGTGCTGCTGCCGCTGCGGGGCAGCGCGGCTGCGGTGGTGACGGTGCGCAATGAAGAGGCGGCCATTCGCCAGGTGCTTCGGGAGCTGGCGCTGCTGCCGCTGGATGATGCCATCGTGGTCATTAATGGCAGCAGTGATCATAGCTTTAAATATGCCCGCGAATTCGAGGGCGTGACCATCGTTCATGAACCGTCTGCTCTTGGTCTTGATGTCGGGCGAGCGCTTGGGGCCAAGATGACCGATGCAGATATAGTGTTGTTTATGGATGGCGATTTTCCTGTACCCGCGCCGGAGCTGGCGGCATTCCTGTACGCGGTAGATCAGGGCGTCGATGTGGCATTGAATGATGTGATGCCTTATTTGAGCAGCTTTGCCCATTGGGATGCGGTATCACGCGTGAAGCAGTTCCTCAATAGCGCACTGGGCCGCGAGGATCTGGGGGCCAATTCCCTCACATGCATTCCGCACGCCCTGTCGCGGAAGGCCATCCAGACGATCGGCGTACAGACGCTCGCTGTGCCGCCCAAGGCGCAAGCCGCGGCCTTGAATGCGCGGCTGATGGCGGTTGCTGTCGCCAGCATCAATGTGTTCGCCAAGAACAGGCGACGCAAGCAAAATACCGGTGCAGACAACCCGGTTGCCCGTCTTATCCTCGGCGACCACATCGAGGCGCTTCACAGCCTGCAATATTCAGGCGGGTCGCGTCTGGCCTATGCCGATCGGATAAGACGGAGAAATCTCGCGGGAGGATGA
- a CDS encoding glycosyltransferase family 2 protein, with translation MTTVRLTSIIIPTYNGLPLLQRSLSAIETYTDRGVTPYEVIIVDDGSQDGTAQWCQERGLRLICLPGNRGFPVACNKGMRLASGSHLLLLNNDVTVTTNWLTNLHKALASDEAIGMVGPVSNYVSGRQQVECHYNSMEQFQQLAAGANRSDPRQWEETPRLVGLCLLFSRSFYEHVGELDEQYSPGHFEDDDWSFRARQLGYRLLFCRDVLVHHEGSASFKRQDQEQVQQLLQRNRDYFMRKWRTDPHSFI, from the coding sequence ATGACAACGGTGCGGTTGACCAGCATAATCATACCGACCTATAACGGGCTGCCGCTGCTCCAGCGGTCCTTGTCCGCGATCGAGACCTATACGGATCGGGGCGTAACACCGTATGAGGTGATCATTGTAGATGACGGCTCGCAGGATGGTACTGCACAGTGGTGCCAGGAGCGCGGCTTGCGCTTGATCTGCCTTCCGGGCAATCGTGGCTTCCCTGTAGCCTGCAACAAGGGGATGCGGCTGGCATCCGGCAGCCATCTGCTGCTGCTTAATAATGATGTGACCGTAACGACTAATTGGCTGACGAATCTGCACAAGGCGCTTGCCTCGGATGAGGCGATCGGCATGGTGGGCCCGGTCAGCAATTATGTGAGCGGAAGGCAGCAGGTCGAATGTCACTACAATTCGATGGAGCAATTCCAGCAATTGGCCGCCGGGGCGAACCGCTCCGATCCGCGGCAATGGGAGGAGACACCGCGGCTGGTGGGGCTGTGCCTGCTGTTCTCCCGCTCCTTCTATGAGCATGTAGGGGAGCTGGATGAGCAGTATTCGCCAGGACATTTCGAGGATGACGACTGGAGCTTCCGCGCGCGGCAGCTCGGTTATCGGCTGCTGTTCTGCCGGGATGTGCTCGTTCATCACGAAGGCAGCGCCAGCTTCAAGCGGCAGGATCAGGAGCAGGTGCAGCAGTTGCTCCAGCGCAATCGCGATTATTTCATGAGGAAGTGGCGAACCGATCCGCATAGCTTCATCTAA
- a CDS encoding WIAG-tail domain, producing MKKNRRTKIRRPRKPLFYTADPRTSELKFLDELKDRKPAPARPQANKPVMIHSLIAEYDTTQEEGTAPAAATGGQRTLPQSAKPRAALAAADGAALSESVMGHWSSKAEAGCPATKPDKGSGPGGQGAAESEEAPRNSDRASAPGSSNAASSSIVGKMASGPGVGSEAGGRSASASHAVAEGGAGERTNTGEQGGSERSGGSIPWRSGITVPEARLEKSSAAQLALGNQDVAAGDGPREGQAAAMGERSPAVSAGYCSGVASFSIPDGMERIHVTIVLPSFFVGSVRGRRSSYALTAVSNQPDCQVFVSSKTETRATVAVQRSKRGGILTGELNWIAAQIAPIP from the coding sequence ATGAAAAAAAACAGGCGCACCAAAATTCGCAGGCCCAGAAAGCCGCTTTTTTACACGGCGGACCCGCGTACCTCGGAATTGAAATTTCTCGATGAACTGAAGGATCGCAAGCCTGCTCCCGCCAGGCCGCAGGCCAATAAGCCTGTGATGATCCATTCGCTCATTGCTGAATATGATACGACACAGGAAGAGGGGACTGCTCCAGCCGCGGCAACGGGGGGACAGCGTACCCTGCCACAGAGCGCTAAGCCTCGCGCGGCTCTGGCTGCGGCAGATGGAGCAGCGCTGAGCGAGAGCGTAATGGGACATTGGTCCAGCAAGGCAGAGGCGGGTTGCCCCGCGACGAAGCCAGACAAGGGATCAGGCCCGGGGGGGCAAGGGGCTGCCGAATCGGAGGAGGCCCCGCGGAACAGTGATCGAGCAAGCGCACCGGGCAGCTCGAATGCGGCGTCCAGCTCCATAGTAGGGAAAATGGCGTCTGGCCCTGGAGTGGGCAGCGAAGCCGGTGGGCGGAGCGCAAGCGCATCCCATGCGGTAGCTGAAGGCGGAGCAGGCGAGAGGACAAATACGGGAGAGCAGGGCGGGTCAGAGCGTAGCGGCGGAAGTATACCGTGGCGCAGCGGGATCACAGTGCCCGAAGCCAGGCTGGAGAAGAGCAGTGCTGCCCAATTGGCCCTGGGGAATCAGGACGTAGCCGCAGGTGACGGGCCGAGAGAAGGGCAGGCGGCTGCTATGGGAGAGCGTTCCCCGGCAGTATCTGCGGGATATTGCAGCGGAGTTGCGTCGTTCTCCATCCCGGATGGGATGGAACGAATCCATGTAACGATTGTGCTGCCATCGTTCTTCGTCGGCAGCGTGCGTGGACGCCGCAGCTCCTATGCTCTGACTGCCGTTAGCAACCAGCCGGACTGCCAGGTGTTTGTATCTTCAAAGACAGAGACGAGAGCGACAGTGGCGGTGCAACGCAGCAAGCGTGGGGGAATTCTAACTGGTGAACTGAACTGGATTGCCGCCCAGATTGCTCCCATTCCATAA
- a CDS encoding glycosyltransferase family 2 protein, giving the protein MRKQQVSRVRGRGRGKGRDRRRGAVSSAPIVNAEQPKVSVVIPFMNERRTIRRVIRQARAVHPSTEVIVVANGSSAEALDTVMRSGAKVLAYSEPLGHDVGRSIGARAAKGEVLLFIDADMVLQAGKLRPFVQAVISGSADVALNDYAGPTDTKKVHPVVLAKHALNALLGHEQLRGASLTAIPHALSRKALAVIGVDSLLVPPLAQAKAIGKGLKVRAVHTVQVGRLNPLRKGRERKFSLASIIVGDHLEALEWWARHTDERGGMEDLSRQRQMLGGYHG; this is encoded by the coding sequence ATGCGCAAACAACAAGTCAGTCGCGTGCGCGGCAGGGGCAGGGGAAAGGGAAGGGATCGCCGAAGAGGAGCGGTCAGTTCAGCGCCGATCGTCAATGCCGAGCAGCCCAAGGTGTCGGTCGTAATCCCGTTCATGAATGAACGGCGCACCATTCGCCGCGTAATTCGGCAAGCTCGCGCTGTCCATCCTTCCACAGAGGTGATCGTTGTCGCAAATGGCTCAAGCGCTGAGGCGCTTGACACAGTGATGCGCAGTGGGGCTAAGGTTCTCGCCTACAGCGAGCCGCTCGGACATGATGTGGGACGAAGCATCGGCGCAAGGGCAGCGAAGGGAGAGGTGCTGCTGTTCATCGATGCGGATATGGTGCTTCAAGCTGGCAAGCTGCGGCCGTTTGTTCAGGCTGTCATCAGCGGTAGCGCGGATGTGGCGCTCAATGATTATGCGGGCCCGACGGATACTAAGAAGGTTCATCCCGTCGTGTTAGCCAAGCATGCGCTCAATGCGCTGCTCGGGCATGAGCAGCTAAGAGGCGCCTCGCTCACTGCGATTCCTCATGCGCTCAGTCGCAAGGCGCTGGCAGTGATCGGAGTGGACTCGCTGCTTGTACCTCCGCTGGCTCAGGCCAAGGCGATCGGCAAGGGGCTGAAGGTGCGGGCAGTGCATACTGTACAGGTTGGCAGACTGAACCCGCTGCGCAAGGGACGGGAGAGAAAGTTCTCGCTGGCCTCCATCATTGTCGGTGATCATCTGGAGGCCTTGGAGTGGTGGGCACGACATACCGATGAGCGCGGCGGTATGGAGGACTTGAGCAGACAACGTCAGATGCTGGGGGGATACCATGGCTAA